One Mangifera indica cultivar Alphonso chromosome 4, CATAS_Mindica_2.1, whole genome shotgun sequence genomic region harbors:
- the LOC123213270 gene encoding serine carboxypeptidase-like 40, translated as MEKRLFSSLILLVVFLVGKSHCKKQTEQLGHFYNAKLKENSGIDKSLFEGIHHVKTASKLHPQEGLKEKDKIQRLPGQPQVKFSQYAGYVIVDKSAGRALYYYFAETDHESKESFPLLLWLNGGPGCSSLAYGAMQELGPFRVRSDGKTLYKNLYSWNNAANVLFLESPAGVGFSYSNTTKDYDENGDRRTAEDNYVFLVNWLQRFPEYKDTDFYIAGESYAGHYVPQLARTILSHNEMANQTLINLKGIMIGNAVINDETDVRGMYEYFKNHALISYETADQIEKSCDFSPSASTQSAECDAATEVASLNIYYLDIYNIYAPLCANSSLTAHPKRASIMNFDPCSDNYVYAYLNRPDVQEAMHANITKLDHDWQPCSDLIQNWNDSPSTIIPLLQELMSNGLRVWIFSGDTDGRVPVTSTQNSINTMKLPIKTPWHAWYHGGEVGGYTQVYKGDLTFATVRGAGHQVPSYQPKRALSLVSHFLNGSPLPNTSRYT; from the exons ATGGAGAAGAGACTTTTCAGTAGTTTAATTCTCTTAGTGGTATTTCTGGTAGGTAAGAGTCATTGCAAGAAGCAAACCGAGCAGCTTGGCCATTTCTACAACGCCAAGCTGAAGGAGAATTCCGGGATCGATAAGAGTCTCTTCGAAGGAATTCATCATGTGAAGACAGCCTCCAAGCTTCATCCCCAAGAGGGTCTcaaagagaaagataaaatcCAGAGACTCCCTGGACAGCCTCAGGTTAAGTTTTCTCAGTATGCAGGTTATGTTATTGTCGATAAATCTGCTGGTCGTGCTCTTTATTATTACTTTGCTGAAACTGATCACGAGTCTAAGGAatcttttcctcttcttctttggcTCAATGGAG GTCCTGGTTGCTCATCTCTTGCTTATGGAGCAATGCAAGAACTTGGACCATTTAGAGTCCGCAGTGATGGCAAAACACTCTACAAAAATTTATACTCATGGAACAatg CTGCAAATGTATTGTTTCTTGAGTCGCCTGCTGGGGTAGGGTTTTCGTACTCTAATACAACTAAAGATTACGATGAGAATGGAGATAGAAGAACAGCTGAAGATAATTATGTGTTCTTGGTGAATTGGCTTCAGAGATTTCCTGAATATAAAGACACAGATTTTTACATTGCTGGTGAGAGCTATGCTGGGCATTATGTGCCTCAACTTGCACGTACAATTCTCTCCCATAACGAGATGGCAAACCAGACCCTCATCAACCTCAAAGGGATTATG ATTGGGAATGCTGTGATAAATGATGAAACTGACGTTAGAGGAATGTATGAGTACTTCAAAAACCATGCTTTAATTTCATATGAAACTGCAGatcaaattgaaaaatcctGCGATTTTTCACCCAGTGCCTCAACTCAATCTGCTGAATGCGACGCAGCCACTGAAGTTGCTAGCCTGAACATTTACTATCTCGACATATACAACATCTATGCCCCCTTGTGCGCCAATTCCAGTCTCACTGCACATCCCAAGAGAGCTTCA ATCATGAATTTCGATCCGTGCAGCGATAATTATGTGTATGCTTATCTAAACAGGCCCGATGTTCAAGAAGCCATGCATGCCAATATCACAAAACTTGACCATGACTGGCAGCCATGCAgtgatttaattcaaaactgGAATGATAGCCCTTCAACTATTATTCCTCTTCTACAAGAGTTAATGTCAAACGGGCTTCGAGTCTGGATATTCAG TGGTGATACAGATGGAAGAGTGCCAGTTACTTCAACCCAGAATTCTATTAACACAATGAAACTTCCCATCAAAACTCCATGGCATGCTTGGTATCACGGTGGCGAG GTTGGTGGATACACACAAGTGTACAAGGGAGACTTGACATTTGCCACAGTGAGAGGAGCTGGGCATCAAGTGCCAAGCTACCAGCCCAAGAGAGCTCTTTCACTTGTCTCCCACTTCCTGAATGGCTCACCTCTTCCCAATACTTCAAGATACACCTAA
- the LOC123215023 gene encoding N-terminal acetyltransferase A complex catalytic subunit NAA10 yields the protein MVCIRKATVDDLLAMQACNLFCLPENYQMKYYFYHILSWPQLLYVAEDYNGRIVGYVLAKMEEESNECHGHITSLAVLRTHRKLGLATKLMSAAQNAMEQVCGAEYVSLHVRKSNRAAFNLYTGTLGYKIHDVEAKYYADGEDAYDMRKQLKGKQPHQHAPQQQHHHHHHHHHHHHHHHHHHHGGGCCSGEVKSADAKSVEARGVSKSDLKAGTKADSKNG from the exons ATGGTGTGCATACGCAAGGCGACCGTAGACGACTTACTTGCGATGCAAGCTTGCAACTTGTTCTGTCTGCCCGAGAACTACCAGATGAAGTATTACTTTTACCACATACTTTCGTGGCCGCAGCTCCTCTACGTGGCCGAAGACTACAACGGCCGCATTGTTGGTTACGTGTTAGCCAAGATGGAGGAAGAAAGCAACGAGTGCCACGGCCATATTACGTCACTCGCCGTGCTTCGTACGCATCGCAAGCTGGGATTGGCTACCAAACTCATGAGCGCTGCCCAAAATGCCATGGAACAG GTGTGTGGAGCTGAGTATGTGTCACTACATGTCAGAAAGAGTAATAGGGCAGCGTTTAATTTGTACACAGGAACTTTAGGTTACAAAATTCATGATGTGGAGGCAAAGTACTATGCCGATGGGGAGGATGCTTATGATATGCGAAAGCAGTTAAAGGGAAAGCAGCCTCACCAACATGCGCCGCAGCAGCAgcatcaccaccaccaccaccaccaccaccaccaccatcatcatcatcatcaccaccaTGGTGGTGGGTGTTGTTCTGGTGAGGTAAAAAGTGCAGATGCAAAGAGTGTTGAGGCAAGAGGAGTCTCAAAATCAGATTTGAAAGCCGGCACGAAAGCAGATTCAAAAAATGGGTGA
- the LOC123213129 gene encoding protein PNS1 isoform X1, whose translation MGAPGSDPPVEEREIQKKEEGEEREGKGNKEEEKEEEEGKVRDVEKGEMGYAESVEEKVVVEKNDNNIHGDQRGFNASMLRTLNPTNPLRIAINGGRTRVAAPTRVAASRFATPSQPRSTPTPTSQISLTTLNSRRYTNKTSLFIFVLHMVAAVALVGFLVFKGIQGLLVASDSTKRKEKRVLQYFLPQVEAASLLSITLAFAWQKAVTVWPQFMVHFILWSSFFMSLSVGILLICFQKPPTDGVGVCFIAFAIGNGLYACWVNQRIGFCTKILMKSLQPVSKFPDLNQPTYWMLGAGFTWMSLWILAVVGALNFYVPPLIIIALVLSLAWTTEVMRNVVNLTVSRVIALYYLRGMQPSTQFCFQRALTKNLGSACLGSLFVPAIEALRIVARGLNVLEGEDEFMFSCAHCCLRVMESIFRYGNGWAYVQVAAYGKGFVKASQDTWGLFERQEMECIVDSDMTSALCFLTGVCSGSICVIVVAAWTAKVHLPFTATVSLLAFFVGYLMTRIAMALPHACVSCYYACYAENPENRLFDSTIKDHLSLIKASRDVIVPTPRVPHQFNT comes from the exons ATGGGTGCCCCTGGGAGTGACCCTCCT gtggaagagagagagattcagaagaaagaagaaggagaagaaagagaaggaaaggggaataaagaagaggaaaaagaagaagaagaagggaaaGTGAGAGATGTGGAGAAAGGAGAGATGGGTTATGCGGAGTCTGTAGAAGAAAAGGTGGTGGtggagaaaaatgataataatattcatgGTGATCAAAGAGGGTTTAATGCGTCAATGTTAAGAACATTGAACCCAACAAACCCATTAAGGATTGCTATCAATGGTGGCCGTACGAGAGTTGCAGCTCCTACAAGAGTTGCAGCTTCTAGATTTGCTACTCCTTCTCAGCCTCGCTCTACTCCAACACCAACCTCTCAA ATATCACTAACAACATTGAATTCAAGAAGGTACACCAATAAGACATCTctgtttatttttgttcttcatATGGTGGCGGCTGTTGCTCTAGTGGGTTTTCTTGTATTCAAGGGAATTCAAGGTCTATTAGTGGCATCAGATTCTactaaaagaaaagagaaaagggtGTTACAGTATTTTCTGCCACAAGTTGAAGCTGCATCTCTTTTAAGCATTACTCTTGCTTTTGCTTGGCAAAAGGCTGTCACGGTTTGGCCTCAATTCATGGTTCATTTCATACTATGGAGCTCGTTCTTCATGTCACTTTCAGTTGGAATTCTCCTAATTTGCTTCCAGAAGCCCCCCACCGATGGAGTTGGAGTTTGCTTCATTGCCTTCGCAATTGGCAATGGCTTATATGCTTGTTGGGTTAACCAGAGAATTGGATTTTGTACTAAGATTTTGATGAAATCGCTGCAACCCGTTTCAAAGTTTCCAGATTTGAATCAACCCACTTATTGGATGCTTGGAGCTGGTTTCACATGGATGTCTCTGTGGATTTTAGCTGTTGTTGGAGCCTTGAATTTTTATGTTCCTCCTTTAATCATCATTGCATTGGTGTTGAGCTTGGCCTGGACTACAGAAGTAATGAGGAATGTTGTTAATCTAACAGTCAGTAGAGTGATTGCTTTGTATTATCTCAGGGGAATGCAACCTAGTACTCAATTTTGCTTCCAGAGAGCCTTGACTAAGAATCTTGGAAGTGCGTGTCTTGGTTCTTTATTTGTGCCAGCTATTGAAGCTTTGAGAATTGTCGCCCGGGGTTTAAATGTACTCGAGGGAGAAGATGAGTTCATGTTTTCATGTGCACACTGCTGTCTTAGAGTTATGGAGTCCATCTTCAGATATGGAAATGGCTGGGCATATGTGCAG GTAGCTGCATATGGAAAAGGCTTTGTGAAGGCATCACAAGACACCTGGGGGCTCTTTGAGAGGCAAGAAATGGAATGCATTGTCGACTCTGACATGACCAGTGCTCTTTGCTTCCTCACCGGAGTCTGCAGTGGTTCTATATGTGTCATTGTTGTTGCCGCTTGGACTGCCAAAGTGCACCTGCCATTCACCGCCACCGTCTCCCTCCTCGCATTCTTTGTGGGATACCTCATG ACCCGGATTGCAATGGCATTGCCTCATGCCTGTGTGAGTTGCTACTATGCTTGCTATGCAGAAAACCCCGAGAACAGATTGTTCGATTCAACCATCAAGGATCATCTCTCCTTGATCAAAGCCAGTCGTGATGTCATCGTACCAACACCTCGAGTGCCTCATCAATTCAACACGTAA
- the LOC123213129 gene encoding protein PNS1 isoform X2 → MGAPGSDPPVEEREIQKKEEGEEREGKGNKEEEKEEEEGKVRDVEKGEMGYAESVEEKVVVEKNDNNIHGDQRGFNASMLRTLNPTNPLRIAINGGRTRVAAPTRVAASRFATPSQPRSTPTPTSQISLTTLNSRRYTNKTSLFIFVLHMVAAVALVGFLVFKGIQGLLVASDSTKRKEKRVLQYFLPQVEAASLLSITLAFAWQKAVTVWPQFMVHFILWSSFFMSLSVGILLICFQKPPTDGVGVCFIAFAIGNGLYACWVNQRIGFCTKILMKSLQPVSKFPDLNQPTYWMLGAGFTWMSLWILAVVGALNFYVPPLIIIALVLSLAWTTEVMRNVVNLTVSRVIALYYLRGMQPSTQFCFQRALTKNLGSACLGSLFVPAIEALRIVARGLNVLEGEDEFMFSCAHCCLRVMESIFRYGNGWAYVQVAAYGKGFVKASQDTWGLFERQEMECIVDSDMTSALCFLTGVCSGSICVIVVAAWTAKVHLPFTATVSLLAFFVGYLMCENFDVSDPDCNGIASCLCELLLCLLCRKPREQIVRFNHQGSSLLDQSQS, encoded by the exons ATGGGTGCCCCTGGGAGTGACCCTCCT gtggaagagagagagattcagaagaaagaagaaggagaagaaagagaaggaaaggggaataaagaagaggaaaaagaagaagaagaagggaaaGTGAGAGATGTGGAGAAAGGAGAGATGGGTTATGCGGAGTCTGTAGAAGAAAAGGTGGTGGtggagaaaaatgataataatattcatgGTGATCAAAGAGGGTTTAATGCGTCAATGTTAAGAACATTGAACCCAACAAACCCATTAAGGATTGCTATCAATGGTGGCCGTACGAGAGTTGCAGCTCCTACAAGAGTTGCAGCTTCTAGATTTGCTACTCCTTCTCAGCCTCGCTCTACTCCAACACCAACCTCTCAA ATATCACTAACAACATTGAATTCAAGAAGGTACACCAATAAGACATCTctgtttatttttgttcttcatATGGTGGCGGCTGTTGCTCTAGTGGGTTTTCTTGTATTCAAGGGAATTCAAGGTCTATTAGTGGCATCAGATTCTactaaaagaaaagagaaaagggtGTTACAGTATTTTCTGCCACAAGTTGAAGCTGCATCTCTTTTAAGCATTACTCTTGCTTTTGCTTGGCAAAAGGCTGTCACGGTTTGGCCTCAATTCATGGTTCATTTCATACTATGGAGCTCGTTCTTCATGTCACTTTCAGTTGGAATTCTCCTAATTTGCTTCCAGAAGCCCCCCACCGATGGAGTTGGAGTTTGCTTCATTGCCTTCGCAATTGGCAATGGCTTATATGCTTGTTGGGTTAACCAGAGAATTGGATTTTGTACTAAGATTTTGATGAAATCGCTGCAACCCGTTTCAAAGTTTCCAGATTTGAATCAACCCACTTATTGGATGCTTGGAGCTGGTTTCACATGGATGTCTCTGTGGATTTTAGCTGTTGTTGGAGCCTTGAATTTTTATGTTCCTCCTTTAATCATCATTGCATTGGTGTTGAGCTTGGCCTGGACTACAGAAGTAATGAGGAATGTTGTTAATCTAACAGTCAGTAGAGTGATTGCTTTGTATTATCTCAGGGGAATGCAACCTAGTACTCAATTTTGCTTCCAGAGAGCCTTGACTAAGAATCTTGGAAGTGCGTGTCTTGGTTCTTTATTTGTGCCAGCTATTGAAGCTTTGAGAATTGTCGCCCGGGGTTTAAATGTACTCGAGGGAGAAGATGAGTTCATGTTTTCATGTGCACACTGCTGTCTTAGAGTTATGGAGTCCATCTTCAGATATGGAAATGGCTGGGCATATGTGCAG GTAGCTGCATATGGAAAAGGCTTTGTGAAGGCATCACAAGACACCTGGGGGCTCTTTGAGAGGCAAGAAATGGAATGCATTGTCGACTCTGACATGACCAGTGCTCTTTGCTTCCTCACCGGAGTCTGCAGTGGTTCTATATGTGTCATTGTTGTTGCCGCTTGGACTGCCAAAGTGCACCTGCCATTCACCGCCACCGTCTCCCTCCTCGCATTCTTTGTGGGATACCTCATG tgtgaaaattttgatgtttcaGACCCGGATTGCAATGGCATTGCCTCATGCCTGTGTGAGTTGCTACTATGCTTGCTATGCAGAAAACCCCGAGAACAGATTGTTCGATTCAACCATCAAGGATCATCTCTCCTTGATCAAAGCCAGTCGTGA
- the LOC123213252 gene encoding uncharacterized protein LOC123213252: MTQKGNLFKGKQNKKVMPPNRHGKSVHIRKGKRVVKPSKITKDMDTDRELTKFINHCNEMKAATLANKEGGQLGIVKTSTGSTGNKKDEKLDS, from the exons ATGACGCAGAAAGGGAACCTATTCAAAGGCAAACAAAACAAGAAGGTAATGCCTCCCAACCGCCATGGAAAATCCGTTCATATTCGCAAAG GGAAGAGAGTTGTGAAGCCTTCAAAGATTACAAAAGACATGGATACTGATAGG GAACTGACCAAATTCATAAATCACTGCAACGAGATGAAGGCAGCTACTCTTGCGAACAAGGAAGGTGGCCAACTAGGTATCGTTAAAACATCTACTGGGTCTACTGGAAACAAGAAGGATGAAAAATTAGACTCCTAA
- the LOC123214535 gene encoding putative disease resistance RPP13-like protein 1 encodes MSIIGEAILSVTVEMLIQKLVSEVVVQFGRQEQIHDDLKKWEKTLKKIQAVLDDADEKQMTNRLVKIWLSELQDLAYDLEDILDELATEALRRKLLLLQPQPQPTTTSKLRKLIPNFFTGFSPRSVKFSNMMASKIKEITARLQNIAAEKDSLELRKNSEGGSKKIRERLPTTSLVNEAKVFGREKDKEVIVELLLNVDSCNDYVVGVSVIPITGMGGLGKTTLAKLVYNDKRVENHFDHKVWIHVSEAFDAIRVTKTILQSIDAPMSDDGNYVLSFLHFNDLDNLQVQLKRKLSGKKLLLVLDDVWTQNYNDWTALCSPFESCSPGSKIVVTTRNQGVSSMIKTGAEYSLDKLSDLDCLQVFAQHSLETKDSSVHDHQDLKEIGEKIVKKCDGLPLAAKTLGGLLRGKYDVNDWRDILNSKIWDISEDEGDIMPALKVSYCHLPPRLKQCFAYCSLFPKGYEFQEQKMVLLWMAEGFLDGANGADKMEDLGCKYFRELKSRSFFQKSNSNQSLLVMHDLIHDLAQWAAGKTYLRMEGVPQGDNTILFSNNLRHLSCTGDSLDGLEKLEASDSVKFLRTFLPLTVKKEDRSEASRKRFFRFNYVKERLASKETLPVSLKIFYQILQKSQHLRVLSFHKYCVKVLPDEVGGFKYLRYLDLSYIDIKSLPESVSTMYNLQSLLLEGCASLRKLCRDMGNLINLRHLNILKVNSLEHMPHRIGKLTSLQTLPKFVLGKDVGSGLAELKSLAHLKEKLHISGLENVHDANDAKEADLKGKESLKVLILEWSSGTDDSMQTETQMQVLDLLKPYQKLTELSVIGFCGTKFPIWLGNSTLTKLTSLRLENCGNCACLPSVGHLPLLKELVIKGMVRVKSVGLEFNGNGCLVPFASLETLYFQDMKQWEDWIPFAPGQEVDGFPSLQKLCIVRCSKLNGELPKRLPKLEKLVIEDCKQLSVSVPISPVLSKLEIYGCNEVEWEIEDVGSLKSVELVNVSKPVSIGESFVQGVPKLEELRICGCKDVTFKGMDTHEDISSLHGLSMVEEVEQEQLQKRLPCKLQTLELRDCENLAKLPQALHNLSSLTNVSIQNCPNLASFPEVVGLPSQLRSITIENCKAWGVEALVHGSVTSLESLSISDCESVKYIARVQLPPKLKRLHLEYCNELETLVNKDASKMHEESINRCSSSPNASVLEYLNIRGCESLASLWSHSELPCSIKHIQVDNCPNLVSFSPNGNLPTALEYLRIRQCLKLERIAEKVNDDTSLQTFCIDGCQNLKLLPDCLNKLSRLQTIEVMDCPSFIKFPDGGLPNNLSTLNLTECEKLVALPNGMCHLTSLQDLTIKKCPAIASFPEDGFPTNIRSLEIKDADICKPLFKWGLYRLTSLSKLKISGGYDLESFPQEEIGMKLPASLESLQIENFPNLETLSSSVQDLTSLEQLHLLHCPRLKYFPKKLPSSIYDLYINGCPLLEEKCRKNAEYWPIIAKAKVITMPLR; translated from the coding sequence ATGTCGATCATTGGAGAGGCAATTCTGTCTGTCACCGTTGAGATGCTGATCCAGAAGTTGGTTTCAGAGGTGGTTGTGCAGTTTGGACGCCAGGAGCAGATCCATGATGATCTCAAGAAGTGGGAAAAGACATTGAAGAAGATTCAGGCGGTGCTTGACGATGCAGATGAGAAACAGATGACGAACCGATTGGTTAAGATATGGTTGAGTGAGCTCCAGGACTTGGCTTATGACTTGGAAGATATCCTGGATGAGTTAGCCACTGAGGCTTTGCGCAGGAAGTTGTTGCTTCTTCAACCTCAACCTCAACCCACCACCACCAGTAAGCTACGAAAACTGATTCCCAATTTCTTCACAGGTTTCAGTCCACGATCTGTCAAGTTCAGTAACATGATGGCGTCCAAAATAAAGGAGATCACGGCCAGATTACAAAATATTGCAGCTGAAAAAGATAGCCTGGAGTTGAGGAAGAATTCGGAAGGAGGGTCAAAGAAAATCAGGGAAAGACTACCCACCACCTCTCTGGTCAATGAAGCCAAAGTTTTTGGCAGGGAAAAAGATAAGGAGGTAATCGTTGAATTATTGTTGAATGTTGATTCATGTAATGATTATGTTGTTGGAGTCTCTGTCATTCCTATCACTGGGATGGGCGGCTTGGGCAAGACCACGCTTGCTAAACTTGTCTATAATGATAAAAGAGTAGAAAAtcattttgatcataaagtATGGATTCATGTTTCCGAGGCTTTTGATGCAATTAGAGTCACAAAAACAATTCTACAGTCCATTGATGCTCCCATGTCAGATGATGGGAATTACGTTTTAAGCTTCCTTCATTTTAATGATCTAGACAATCTTCAGGTCCAACTGAAAAGAAAACTCTCTGGTAAGAAGTTGTTGCTTGTTTTGGATGATGTCTGGACACAAAATTATAATGATTGGACTGCTTTATGTAGTCCATTTGAAAGCTGTTCTCCAGGAAGTAAGATTGTCGTCACAACTCGCAATCAAGGTGTTTCATCTATGATAAAAACTGGTGCAGAATACTCATTAGATAAGCTGTCAGATTTGGACTGTTTGCAAGTTTTTGCTCAGCACTCATTGGAAACAAAAGACTCTAGTGTTCATGATCATCAAGACTTGAAAGAAATTGGTGAGAAGATAGTTAAAAAGTGTGATGGATTGCCTTTGGCAGCCAAAACTCTCGGTGGCTTATTACGTGGTAAATATGATGTCAATGATTGGAGAGATATTCTGAATAGCAAAATATGGGATATATCAGAAGATGAAGGTGACATTATGCCGGCTCTCAAAGTAAGCTACTGTCATCTTCCCCCACGCCTGAAACAATGCTTTGCATACTGCTCCTTGTTCCCAAAGGGCTATGAATTTCAAGAGCAGAAGATGGTTTTATTATGGATGGCTGAAGGTTTCTTGGATGGTGCAAATGGTGCGGACAAAATGGAAGACTTGGGTTGCAAATACTTTCGTGAGTTGAAGTCAAgatctttctttcaaaaatcaaactCCAATCAGTCATTGCTTGTGATGCATGACCTAATCCATGATCTTGCACAATGGGCTGCTGGAAAAACATACTTGAGAATGGAGGGTGTGCCCCAGGGTGATAAtacaattttgttttctaataaTCTTCGCCATTTATCATGCACAGGAGACTCTTTGGATGGCTTGGAAAAGCTTGAAGCATCGGATTCTGTCAAATTTTTAAGAACTTTCTTACCACTCACGGTGAAAAAAGAAGATCGCTCTGAAGCCAGCCGTAAACGTTTTTTTCGTTTTAATTATGTAAAGGAGCGTTTAGCTTCTAAAGAAACCCTTCCTGTCAGtcttaaaatcttttatcaaatattgcAGAAGTCACAACATTTAAGGGTTTTGTCTTTTCATAAATACTGTGTCAAAGTGCTACCAGATGAAGTTGGAGGTTTTAAGTATCTACGGTATCTTGATCTTTcttatattgatattaaaagTTTGCCTGAATCAGTTAGCACCATGTACAATTTACAATCACTTTTGTTAGAGGGTTGTGCTTCTCTAAGGAAATTGTGTAGAGATATGGGGAATCTAATCAATTTGCGACACCTGAACATTCTCAAAGTAAATTCATTAGAGCATATGCCTCACAGGATTGGAAAATTAACAAGTCTCCAAACGCTGCCTAAGTTTGTTTTGGGCAAAGACGTTGGCTCTGGGTTAGCAGAATTGAAGTCTTTAGCTCATCTAAAGGAAAAGCTTCACATTTCAGGATTGGAGAATGTACATGATGCTAATGATGCCAAGGAGGCTGATTTAAAGGGTAAGGAGAGCCTGAAAGTGCTTATTTTGGAATGGAGTAGTGGTACTGATGATTCGATGCAGACAGAAACTCAAATGCAAGTTCTGGACTTGCTAAAACCTTATCAGAAGTTGACAGAGCTCAGTGTTATTGGCTTCTGTGGTACAAAATTTCCAATATGGCTTGGAAATTCCACATTGACAAAACTAACAAGTCTAAGATTGGAGAATTGTGGCAATTGTGCTTGCTTGCCTTCTGTTGGGCATCTACCCCTTCTCAAGGAACTTGTTATCAAAGGAATGGTTCGAGTGAAGAGCGTTGGTCTAGAGTTCAATGGAAATGGTTGCTTGGTCCCTTTTGCCTCACTTGAGACTCTTTACTTTCAGGACATGAAACAATGGGAAGACTGGATTCCTTTTGCACCGGGTCAAGAGGTTGATGGGTTTCCTAGCCTCCAAAAGCTTTGTATTGTACGGTGTTCAAAACTAAATGGTGAATTGCCAAAACGTCTTCCAAAATTGGAAAAGCTTGTCATTGAAGACTGCAAGCAATTGTCGGTGTCAGTTCCAATTTCTCCGGTACTCAGCAAATTAGAGATTTATGGATGCAATGAGGTGGAATGGGAGATTGAAGATGTTGGTTCATTGAAGTCGGTAGAACTTGTTAATGTGTCAAAGCCTGTGTCCATTGGAGAGAGTTTTGTGCAAGGGGTACCAAAGCTAGAAGAACTGAGGATTTGTGGCTGCAAAGATGTAACATTTAAAGGAATGGACACACATGAAGATATTAGCTCACTTCATGGTCTTTCGATGGTGGAAGAGGTCGAACAAGAGCAACTACAAAAAAGGTTGCCCTGCAAACTTCAGACTCTGGAACTGAGGGATTGTGAGAACCTTGCAAAGCTACCACAAGCGCTGCATAATCTCAGTTCTCTTACCAATGTATCAATACAAAACTGCCCAAATCTTGCTTCTTTTCCAGAAGTAGTGGGCTTGCCTTCCCAGCTGAGATCCATTACCATTGAGAATTGCAAAGCATGGGGAGTAGAAGCATTGGTGCACGGCAGCGTGACGTCTCTTGAAAGTTTAAGCATTTCAGATTGTGAGTCCGTGAAATACATTGCAAGAGTCCAACTGCCTCCAAAGCTGAAGCGGCTGCACCTCGAATATTGCAATGAGTTGGAGACGTTAGTGAACAAAGATGCTTCCAAAATGCACGAGGAGAGTATTAACAGATGCAGCAGCAGTCCAAACGCCTCTGTGCTAGAGTACTTGAATATTAGAGGCTGCGAATCTCTTGCGTCCTTGTGGTCACACAGCGAGTTGCCATGTTCAATCAAGCACATTCAGGTCGATAATTGCCCCAACCTTGTTTCCTTCTCTCCAAATGGTAATCTGCCTACAGCTCTTGAATACCTTAGGATTCGGCAATGCTTAAAGCTGGAGCGGATAGCAGAAAAGGTGAATGATGACACATCTCTTCAGACATTTTGTATCGATGGCTGTCAAAATCTTAAACTGTTGCCGGATTGCCTGAACAAACTCAGCCGTCTTCAAACGATTGAAGTAATGGATTGTccaagttttattaaatttccgGATGGAGGGTTGCCTAACAACCTCTCAACGCTTAACCTAACTGAGTGTGAGAAACTGGTGGCTCTGCCAAACGGCATGTGCCATCTTACCTCTCTCCAggatttgacaataaaaaaatgtcCAGCCATTGCATCTTTTCCTGAAGATGGATTTCCCACCAACATTCGGTCACTGGAGATTAAGGATGCCGACATCTGCAAGCCATTGTTCAAGTGGGGATTGTATAGACTCACATCTCTATCTAAACTCAAAATCAGTGGAGGATATGATCTAGAATCCTTTCCGCAGGAGGAGATTGGAATGAAACTTCCTGCCTCTTTAGAAAGCCTGCAGATTGAAAATTTTCCGAATTTGGAAACCCTGTCCTCTTCGGTTCAAGACCTCACCTCATTAGAGCAACTACACCTCCTTCATTGTCCAAGACTCAAATACTTTCCAAAGAAGCTGCCCAGCtcaatttatgatttatatatcAATGGATGTCCTCTGCTGGAAGAAAAATGCAGAAAGAATGCCGAGTATTGGCCCATCATAGCCAAAGCCAAAGTAATCACAATGCCCTTAAGATAA